Part of the bacterium genome is shown below.
AATCCGCGCCAAAAGAGCTCCTCGCCAAAGCCGATGGGAAAAAAGAGCAGGCCGGCCACCAGCGCGGGTGAAAGGCCGGCGCGGTTGGCATAGATGCTGCCGATGTTCTGGTTTTTATGGATCCCCAGCCCCGGCAGCCACTTTTCGATCAGCGACAACATTTCGTTGCCAATTAAGAAAATCAAATACAGGGCCAGCGCGGAACCGATGCCGATGAGCACATCGCGGCCGGTGGGCCGTATATCCGTTTTTTTCAACGCACCGCAGGCCAGGGTGATGCCGCTCAGCAGCAGGGTGTTGAA
Proteins encoded:
- a CDS encoding CPBP family intramembrane metalloprotease; the protein is FNTLLLSGITLACGALKKTDIRPTGRDVLIGIGSALALYLIFLIGNEMLSLIEKWLPGLGIHKNQNIGSIYANRAGLSPALVAGLLFFPIGFGEELFWRGFIQNHFQGRNSRWAALAITTALYVAVHLCTANPVLLLAALVCGVFWGGLYSISGRLPAVLLSHMIWDPFIFVLFPIH